The genomic interval AGAAAGGAAACTAGAACGAAGATGAAGGTGAAGATGCGGagtgtgaggaagaggagggatgTAAACAGAAGTTGCTTTGTTGGCTCTAACAGATGACGGTCGAGTTTAACAttgaatgttttctcattttacgAGGCAGGAGCTGCTGAAGTGATCTCCTTACAGTGAAATATGGATGAATTTTTCTATGTCTGAGATTTTCACACGTTTTCTATTTCTGTCCTGTGGCCTGACCTGCATTTTGTTGTCTTTGGCAGTAACCCACATCATTTGATCCATTAGCATCCAAGATTAAATGCAGCAGAGTGAAAAGAGCTGCCATGTGCATGATGTTCACTTCGTGTCTAGGCAGCATTGCATTACGTGAATTAGTGCACATCTGCCTAATTTATGTGTGTGAACACTTCAGCCGAGTCTCTGCCAGCCAGACTGACTCATCTCTGCAGCACACTGCACCATCTAGGTTACAGACACGCAGTCCACTTGAAAGTGTGTTTCACCGCTAATTCTGAGCAAGGTTTATGGATCATAGAGTTGTatataatgaaaatgaaaaataaaatgcaagaacATAAAACTCAGTCAATCTGACTGAGTTATAAATtctaaatattcacaaaaatatCTCCTGTACTGGAGCTGCGTTAATGACCACTACTCTGctgtaaaaatgctaaaactaaGTAAGACTGATGTATGATCAAACaatgcaatgttttattttgtcttcaagGTTGAGTGCAACTCCAAGCTGGATCCAACCAACACCACCTTCCTAAAGGtaactttttgtctttattttacttaatttggtttaattaacATAAAGAACCAATCTTAAGGCAGAATGTAGCTTATCAACCGTTCGGCTTTAAGTCGAGCcaaatgaataaagtactttGTCATCTGCATAAGGGCACATTTTAACTgcaaaaaggataaaaaacaaTACTGCCTTTGGGTGCTCCTTTTAAAATTCACAAGTGGGGTAAACCGATGCATGCTGCTGTTGCTAATCTGATGCAAACAACAACTGGGGCCGAAATGTTTAAATCTTAGCGCTAATGTTTGATTTCTTCTCGTGGCAGATGGCTGACTCTGGTGGACTGCCACAGCTCACACAGGTAACATCACAAACACTTACAAGACTTCcttccaaacaaaaataaacatccgGACAAACAATGATGACGGCATTTACAGTGTGACTGAATTAAAAACCGATGAACTTTCTTCCAGCCAGGGAAGCTGACTGAAGCCTTCAAGTATTTCCTGCAGGGAATGGGCTACAGTGAGTATCCTCAACTTGTACTAAGATTAGTGAAAGTAACAGGAAGAAATATTGATAGTATACatatgatgaaaatgttttaatgcagAGGGAGATGAATTGTTAATCTTACCCTCTGTCTTCCTTGCCCCGTTCTTTCAGTTGCTAATGTGAAGGATCGGAGGTTAAGTGGAGGGCCAGGTACTTCCTCCTTCCCATTCAGCTCTGACCTCTTACTGCTGCCCTCTTCAATGgcattttcaaaattatttccatttttttttttttttttggttcatctCTTGGGTTATgaatattctaatattttttgGGCTGTGATtatctgtttcacttttttatttatttctttttaatcagaCCAAATTTTTCCTTCAGTGGAAAAATACACTGTCCTCACTCCCCGTTCCCCCATTCCTACTCCATCGCATCCCCGATTATGCTCTTTGCATGGCGTTATGCTAGCTTTGAGCAAAAGCATTCAAATTAAAGTCACAACAAACAGAATGTCTTCAAatgaaaattatgcaaaaatggGTCCCACTGGGAGTCGAGACATCCAGGTGGATATTTTTGCATATATGCTGAAAACCAGATGTTTTTATACACTGTATAAAAAGATACATAGCCTtcttttcaataatttcacaataaaattgacTACAATTTTCCTCTTATCtgaaaaaataccaaaattatGTCCTGTGTGTAAATGCCGGGAGAATGAGAGAGAATTaatggagattttattttactttcttcaaattcagtaGTTTACATATCTTTCCCTAAAATGTGGCAGAACTGCCTCCAAGCCGCATGACTTTGGTCAAATCTTTTGGGTGTTCCTTCACAAGCTGCTTTTTACCCTTCCCTCTTGAGAAAACAGGTGTAACTGAGTCAGCATTGTAGTCTGTCTTGCTTTCTTACACCATTTCATCTTTGCTGAAACAAGTTTTTTGGGAGATCAGGGCTTCATAACGGCCTGATTTCACACAGCACGGATTTTATCATTTGCAGGCGGCTGTGGTCCCTAACACCGTCGACTACCGGGGgttctctttgttttctgtgcactattcaaaaataaattgtgtttagAGAGTCCACACATAACTAGTGAAGACTTCAGATTAACAAAGGCAATGTGTTGTGCATTGCAGCTTATTTTTGCATGCCCATTATTCCTGTGTTTTGCATGTCGTGGAAACCAAAGCAGTGggactatttttatttacttctttaGCAAGATTTGTCCAAATACTGTTGAGATGTGTGGTGAAACACTTTAACTATTAACAAATCATAAATTGATAACTCAATCAATCAGTTATCACTTTAACATTACTGACATCTACTGACCTTTGGTGGGAACTTCGACATTTCAGACCTTTTCGTACAGATGAAACATATAATTTCAGAAATGATGTAGCCATGGGATTTACTTAATAAAATAGATGAactgaataaatttatttaaaatatactgtAGCTCTtctctgcgacagactggcaacctgtccaggtgaccccgcctctcgcccagaacgttagctggagaacGGCACCAGCAcatcccgaccccactagggacaagggtgttagaagatggatggatggatggatggatggatggatggatggatggatggatggatggatggatggatggatggatggatggatggatggatggatggatggatggatttatttgTGTATCGTAACCTGAGAATAACATGCATGGTGCCAACACTGTGTCTCTCTGCTGACACATTAGCAGCTTTTTTACCAGCCCAATTTTTTTAATGGCTGCTTTACAAGCCAGTCAGCTGAAAAAGAGGTATAATCTTCAGTTATTCGCATTAGCATGTCCTCCCTACATCTCCCTGACATTACCTCATTacgttgtgttgttttttttttttttggaggtgTGGGGGCTCTTTCCAAAAATCCAACtgcctcttcttctcctcttcctcctctcagtGCCCTCTGCCAGCATGACCCGCCTGGCCCGCTCCAGGACAGCCTCCCTGACCAGCGCCGGCTCCGTGGAGGGGTCCCGCTCTCGCGCCTGCACCAACTCCGACAGCGGCGAGGGTGTCGGTGCGGTCTCCCAGACCATGGAGGTGTCCTGCTGAGGAGCCACAGAGAAAAGGGAGGAAGAGGGGTAGTGGCGGGTGGAGAGGGAAGAAGAGGATCAAAAATAAGGCTTGATGAGTGTCAGCTGGCggctttctctctctcgctgtcttcatctttgtctgcCATCTTCTTCCCCTTGTCACTGTAAAATACCATCTATACTGCTTTTAACACATCCGGCAGACCTTTGACTAGCCACCCCAAACCCCTTTCACCCCACACTTAAGGATTTAAACTGCTGGTTTTGCTCTTGAAGTGTCATTCTTGTGTTTGCTAAGTGTTCCTCATTTAATTTGCCTGCACCCCTCTAATTCCCttccttcccccccccccaagaaaagacacacacacgtgcacccCGACAAACTACTGGTTACCCACACACCGATATGTAATTTAAAAGCTCCTGTTTGTTTCGAAGGCAAAAATGAGAAGGAAAGCAGAACTTTTTGGGGGTGccacaaaggtaaaaaaatgaaaatagataAATGCATGTGGATTTTGGAAAGTAGTTTGTGTTATTTGTGAGAAATTGGCAGCATCTCTCTCTGAAATGCTTATGAGGAAGCTGATCTCCTGCCATAAGAGAGCCGATGGGAACAAAAAAGGTGCGTCCAGAGTGGGGCAGGTTTCATCACGTGGTCTTATCGTAGCATGATGTGTTAGACATGATGTGTTAGCTTATTTTAGAGCCTAGTTAGAAGCACACTGAAGCATAGCTGCACTTGGTCTGAGTTTAATTTTAAGATAGGACAATTAGATGTTGCCATCTTCCCCAGCCTGGCTCTGTAGATTTACGTTTCCATTGAAAATAAAGTGGAGGCAACTTTTCTCACCTGTGATCCTGGAAATTAAACTCCCATCAGTTTAAATAGATGCAGAGAGCTGATGCGTTTGGAGTAAGGGTGATTTTTATGCAAGATGACAATCTGGAGCTGCGTGGTTTCAAATCAGGCATGCAGTTTCTGAAGGATGTGCATTTTTCAAGTtacaggaaaagtaaaaacattatgATCATTTCTAGGATGGTTGCAGTTCTGTGTTGCATGTTTATCACTGCAGTATGGTGACGGTTGAAACTACATTTTCTTGTACGaaatttttatgtataaaaagtattttttattgtttaagcTGTTTGTTTAGAGTTAAACTCATCTGTAAAAGtttatacattttatgttaGATTAGTGGTCATACTGAACCAAAACAGGATGAAAAGATGCTTAATTATCATGTCTGTATTATTTGTTCATCCTACGATGAAATACCTCAGATTTTAGaaagtttagttgtttttaaagaatattgTTAGTTCTATAAAATGAgtagaatatttttatattcccTATATAACTGTAGGGAATAGTTTTCAGATCTTTCAAACTACTTCTCTGCCTTTTTGAAAGGAAAGTTACATCAGTCAGTCAACCAGAGATTAGATTTATCTTGAAAGACaatgatttgttaaaaaaaaaacaattttctttccacCTGTTTGATAAAAGCATCAAAATTAGATATTCCCTTTATCTTTGTTCTACAAATGAATCTGCCAAAGCTCATTGGCCTACTTTGACACACTTTTTCTTTATGTAACCAGTTTCATAAAAATCATATAATGACTAGGAGTAAGTGGTTTAATGCATAGACGTAGGATAATCTTGTTTTTTGGGGGCGGGTTAGATTTAAAACTACTACCTCTATCAAAAAGCTGGAccacatttcttctcttttgtgttttatagttgttagaattaaagaaaataaggaaGAGCCTGCCTCTCTACTCTCTTAGTGAAATCATTTAGGAAAATCTCCTTCTTTCTTGCATTTGTAAGGCCGGGCTGGTGAACATGACTGCTTTAGCTGAAACGTTCTGTATTAGTGGGATTTACTGCGTGCAGCTTTAAGGTGTGTGTAGGTCACTTCACGTTAAAGACAATCCACAACAAAATGATAGCTTAGAAATGTTAAACGCatatttgcatgtgtgtgtaaatcTTGGTGCATTCCTATTTGAGTAGTACGTAAAAATAGAAACGTTTTCGTTAGGCTGATTAGATGGATGTTTAGAGTCATAAATGCGACACCCATCGTGGATCTGAGGCTCTTCTGCACCAACGCAGTTCTGGCAGTATCGGCTGTTTGCGGTCTCCGACGTGACAATCACACTCTGACCAGAAGCCAAACCAGAACAGGTTTGGGGAGTCGAGGCACCCGAGAATTTCCCTTACAGCGCCCAGCCCTGTTGCATGGATATACCAAAGCTGCACCCTCACACTTTCCACTTTCGACACACAAGCGCACATTTTCGCCCATTTACTGAAAGGAGAGCTGTGTGGGCTGGGCTTTGTGATGAGACTGtgccaaagaaaaacacaaaatgtacacAAGCTCATCGCTCCATGGCCAGTGAGTGATTTGGTGTTTACTCATAATCTCACTAGTTTAGCGCTTTTAGTCGTACAGCAAGAGTAGTTTGTGACTAAGGCACGTGCTGTCCTCTGTGAACTCTGGCCATCTTTACTGAGACTAAACATGGTGCTCCCCGGGTTTGTATTTAGCTGCATTAACGTCCAGTATTCATGTACTCTCACATCACCTGTGACTGACttccgtttttctttttctttttttaaatgaaacaaagcaTTTCCGTCCCCTTTAGGAAGGGGCGTAGCTTCCAAATACTGAGGTGTGCGTTCCCTTGAGGCGGCCTGCCAGAGGCGGGGCTTTTTTGGCGCCATTTGGGCTCCAAGCTCGGAATGTAGGGCAACCCCCAgccatcttaaaaataaaaaaaaaatacccccctccctaaaaaaaaaaaaaaatcacaaggtGCCCCGGCTCTCACAGGCAAGCCCAGCCGCACCCTAAAGGGCTATCAACTGAAGTCACTTTTCAAGAGTGTTGTAGTAACTGTTCTGGAGCACCAGGGGGCGACAGGGAGCGTGCAGAGAGTGGTGGCtaaagcagagcagagagagatgCTGCCCTGAAAAACAGTTGAATGAATGTTAACGGAAAAGAATGTGAATCTGTTGACGCATGAGAGATTAACTGTTGtggttatattaaaaaaatgtaacataagTTGAAAGCGGATTACGAGATCTGATCACCCTTGCGAGtgaattttcaaacaaatcGAGACTGCATGTAGCGGAGTTCGTGTTCAgtcatgtttcagtgtttcttctcttcataaaaaactattttctgccTTCTTACActctggtttcctcccacaCAACTTCGACCCACACTGCCTGGGGGGCTCCTGAATGTATCTTGTCCCTTTTTTGAAGTGCTGTACGGTATTGTCATCCTACACCTCAATCTCACCACGGTTTGCACTTCTTCTCTGTGCCCCCACACCTCTTAACATTTAACCCTGAACATGAAAACAGCAGATCCTTCCTCCGCCTTCTTCTTTGAAGGTCTTTCAACAGAAAAGTCCATGGCTCCCTGTCAGCTACTCACTGGATCGGTTTGTTTAGGCCTCCTCGCTCGTGTAGATACTTTTTATTTCTAGAGCAGGTTACCATTACCAAACACTAACACTACTGTAACGtgagaaaacacatttctgtttctctccCCTGCATTTTTATAGTTAACTGTAGGGTGTAACCTCATCTTGGTATAATGATCTTGATAAACGTGTTACTACTACTCTTATGCTTCTACTTACTGCCATTAATATTGATTTGTATGAAGCAataaggtctttttttttcttgtttgtttcataTTGTGGGAGTCTTCCCTGTTAGCTTGTTTCTATTCACAACAGTAGAAAGACTCTTACCTGCTTCGTTGTCATTCAGATGtgtaatgtaaaattttaatatatatactatataaaTACAAACTTAGCTGTCTCTGTCCATGTACTGGTCAAGTAACAAGAAATAAAGACTAAGTGTCAGAATTGCAGAagttgtcacattttttttcttcatttgcttTTAGATAAAGCTTGAAGAACTGCAACTACCAGCTGTTATGGAGCTCACTCACACCCAGCAGCGCCACCTAGGAAACATCTAACAGTATTGATCCTTTATGCATTTTCTCAggattttaccaaatatttaattagatttcattgggattttatgtgatagatcagtACTAAGTTGGGCAAAACTCAAGACTAATAAAGATGGGagatggttttcaaaaaaaaaaaattgccaacAGTTTGCTGTAGATTTTTATTCAGACCCTTTCAATCTGATATTTCTTTTCTTGAGAAGGATTTCAGGAGTGAAAATTATTTGGACACTTTGTCAACCTGCATCAACTGACTGTAAAAATCATCTTGAGGACAGAAAATGGTCCTGGCATCCCAGATCTAGCTCTAAATCTAATAATATAAAGTGTGATAATTTTGACTAAATGTCATTTACCCTCTCAGATAATTTCTGGCTGAGATTACAGGCTATGACAAGAAaagttctgttttcatttcaaataaatcagaCATTAAGGAGATGACATTAGTTGATGAAACTGGAAAGCAGAAGGAAggtcacttttaaaaagaaaacattttttaagacatAAAGAAGATGAATTTTCAGATTAGCGCAGTGCTTTCTGGCACTTATTCAGCATTACTGCTGCTTTTACCtcatttgaaacaaaaccttGTAAGAGAGCATTTGGGCATCACTGTACACATGCAACATCTGGTCCACTGGACTGTAGTTCAAGGACAGAATGTCAGAAGACACCTTATTTATGAAGATGCCAACTTTGAAATTCTCCTTTCCTGTCATCGtatcaaaagaataaaagatctcctctgtgtttttgctGACAAAACGTGTAGCATAGAGGACGCCACAGGCCATGAAGGTGTTGGTCACGCTTCGCTTGTAGACTGAAGTCCGCCAGGTTCTGCTGAGCTTCGGCGGCTCACTCTCCTCCACCTTCGATAGAACCAGGTTCCCGTGGTCCTGGGTGGTGGTGTAGACCACCCAGACACCCGACTCGTCTGTGGCCAGGTCCAGGTCCGTGAACGGATAGCACTCTTCAAGGTGGCAGAAATCACCCTTTGAGTTGTACCTGGTAAACAAGCAGAGGTGATCACAGAGCAGTGTTTTAGTTTTGGACAGTTGTTTGAATACAACaagttgaaaacatttataaatcatgatgaaaaatatttgagattatGCCTGTTATAGCTTAAAGTCAGAGTTTGATCAagtgcagcatttttttctgaaggtTATTTAGTTATATCTAGCCATTATTGTCTTTCACTCACTCTCATTAACATAGCATATTACATAAAACTACTGAAATTCTGCTGTGGCTTTCAGGTCCCATCCACACAGAGAGCATTTTATGTGTGTCCgcaaaatgtttctgtgcatCAACAGTGAATCGGCATCTTGGGAGCCcagaaataatcatttttgaGAAAAGGTTCCAGTGTGGATAAATTTCAGGAAGCTGGTTTTGTGTTTCCGTGTGGCTGCACACACCGCTTCCTCTTTTAAACAACAATGACGGCAAAGCTCCATCACTCTCTCTTCCCCGCATGAAGAGAGAGTGATGTTTATTTCACCCTCACAAATAAACGTTGTGCCAGTCTATGTTTGTGGTGTCATTCTCTGGCAGCACTACAGAGTATCCGATTGACCCAGCATACCTACGACATCATTTTCTGTGGTGCTGCATCCAGTTGGATGGATGCGcgatttttcttcaatttttctCTGTCATCATTGATATTGACAGATTTTCACAGTCGCCATCAGTTTCATCAGCTGTTCATAGAAGCTCTTAGAATTGTTTGGAGTATGTTGTcattttctggattttattcTTACATTCACAACTTCAATAAGAGTTAAGCACCAACCTGGTTCCTTTGGGTAAATCCAAGGAGGTCACACCTTTGGAGGTGAGGTTGAATCGACAAACTGCATCTTTGTTGTAGCAGTTGTAGTACAAGGCCCCTGCATACAGAACCACATTCGGCCCCTGGATGGTGTTGGTGGTCGGGTTAGACGGATGGATCTGAACATTTCCTAAGGACAAAGAAGGCGTAAAGCACTCAGTTTGAATTAACATAAAGgcgatttttaaaaattacccTCTAAGTGACATTTTCTATAATCGGTCGACCTAGACATGAAATATTCAAGCAATCAGTTCTCTTCTGAAGATAATCCCACACAAATTGATAGTTTTTACTTGAcagtttgagttatttttagtCAGAGAAATACAGATGTAATCAAGCCTGCGGGGGTTCAGGCTCTTACCTGGAACACTGATACCAACAATGAGAGAGCTCAGGCTGGAGTAGAGACGGACGTAATGAGCGTATCTGTTGCTGGACGTCAACATCACCCTCCAATGCCAGCTCTCCTTCCCCGGCTCTGGTTTGGGATCCCGACCCCAGGCTCCATACTTGTACGAACCGGGATACTCTCCAGCTGTGTGGACCCTTGGTCCGGTGATGTTGACGAGACGACAGGTGCCTAGGAGAATGTGAAATCAAAACATCTAGGAAGATATCAAGCAATACTGtatattttcacagtttcaaC from Xiphophorus maculatus strain JP 163 A chromosome 2, X_maculatus-5.0-male, whole genome shotgun sequence carries:
- the LOC102225948 gene encoding olfactomedin-4-like produces the protein MKLLAVLPLWALFTVTQQKAPSDDCRCELISSEKQFPYDKLKAAQDAALGCTNTITPKKSAALDSLLLGLSRRLPQLEQDVAMLEKEDDGQLFGVLSLHVIENELAEIQQMIDKLNRTTTESDHLSENVAQQLENVKEEMEELEKFDTMQVVKRQQANQRLKRDLDQCRNNEVIPTIQPAQPIGGTCRLVNITGPRVHTAGEYPGSYKYGAWGRDPKPEPGKESWHWRVMLTSSNRYAHYVRLYSSLSSLIVGISVPGNVQIHPSNPTTNTIQGPNVVLYAGALYYNCYNKDAVCRFNLTSKGVTSLDLPKGTRYNSKGDFCHLEECYPFTDLDLATDESGVWVVYTTTQDHGNLVLSKVEESEPPKLSRTWRTSVYKRSVTNTFMACGVLYATRFVSKNTEEIFYSFDTMTGKENFKVGIFINKVSSDILSLNYSPVDQMLHVYSDAQMLSYKVLFQMR